Within the Osmerus mordax isolate fOsmMor3 chromosome 6, fOsmMor3.pri, whole genome shotgun sequence genome, the region CCAATACAAAATgagttctcccctcccttaAAGAAAGCTGCGCTCTGTCGGatcctccttttcttcctctagCTGGCAAACTAAAGCTGAGTATCAGCTTGGCCTCCATCCTTATCAGGATTCCCTGAGATTCTTAAGACATGAGATCGGCTTTCGTAATTTCTTCTGGatttataataaataatataagtGTTTTACATGTATTTAAAAATTACTTTGCTGTTgaattatatttaaaaaatccaCAGTAAAAATTACAAAAAAGTTCCATAAATGCATGATGTATCCAATGTTGTTGAGTAAATAGGATCAAATAATCCTGATGTCATCATTGACCAAAATAACTGTGATTATGATTTTTGCCATCACCGAGCAgccttaatacacacacacacacacacacacacacacacacacacgcgtgcacaagCTTGCAATCTCAAGATGGATAAACTACCGTATATGACTTGCCCTTGAGCCATTTAAAGCccccacatacaccacacacacacaaatacaacacacacacacactttgtgatTCATACCCACTGCCTCCTGATTGGCGTCGTTAGCGAAGCTGTGTTTCCCGCCATGTTTATATGATGCTAAGCGCTGCTGTGGAGTCTGTAATTGTCGTGAGATGTAACTCAGCGTCGCTGTCTCCCGTGGTTACGGTTTAGCTGACGCGACGCCAGCCATCTGCTCCTCTCCATGCTTCCACCTGACTGCCACTGAAACGGAGTAAGAGAGGGGGAAATCTGCACCGTCAGTACTCTGGAATCCATGTTGTCTGACTGTGGTATGGTGAGAATGTTCAGTAATGTGAAGAGGACCAGTTTAAGGAAGAGGTTTGGGTTCTGAGGGTTAGCTGTGACATTTTTCAACGTTTCATTTCACCTTGCGGGTTGGTGTGagtggatgttgtgtgtgtgtgtgtgtgtgtgttcgtgtattGTAAGGGCTTCTATCATCACCTTGTGATATTAGGACAGCGCCCCACCTTGAGCTCAACACTAGTCTGATAATGAACAGAACTGCCACAGACTGTAATcacaaccccccccaaaaacaaaTTTACAAAAGAGAACTGGATTCCACCTTACATAAAACCTTGAAATAACGAGGTCAACCTGCGGGTCTGATTAATAGTAGATGTTTTTGGGAAGATTAGTTGAAAGTGTTTGAAAAGAAAAgtatttgttgtttttctgaaacttaaAGTGTTAGAGGTAGCAGTCTTTGGATCGATGAATTTCAATCTCTTCACAGTGACCTGTGAACAGTTCCTCGCTTTCGTTTGGGAAATCGGTTTTGGGGCTTATCCCGACCTCTGGGAAAGGGAGCTGATTGGGTGAAAGCCATGCCAGCGACTTATTAAACCTcgctccgctctctctctcaaacacacacacacatacacacacacagacgaacgCACAGCCTGTTAATACCTGACACAGTGGGTGAACAAAGCTGACACTGTTGGGAAGCGGAGGGTCAATAAAAGTACAAAACATGCAAACAGAAGTTTTACCACTGTCACTCAACCCCTGTGACACTGGGGCATCCCATTTTATGGAAGGCCACATTTCCAATAGGGAAAGCCAACCTGTAGATTCTATAGAGTTCTGCATCGGTCACATGGGAAAGTttactctctgtctttgtctgtctctctctgtctctgtgtgtacctCATTTTAGGTGTACCAGTACTACCGGCCTGTCCTAGACCTGGTCCAGATGGTGACCTTGTCTGACCTCCCCAGCTTCTTGCGTTCCAGCACTGAGTTTGAACTGTATCCTTCCCACCAccatctccactcctcctcttctctcttcttgtgCCCTCAATGTGCCTTCAAGGTTGAGGAAGTGTGGTACTATGTAGACCTTTTTTATGTTATTATCCACCAGTGTTGGTCTCGATACAGAAACACTCAATAGATACTTTAGTCTGAAACACAGACAGTCACTTATTTACAGAGCAGACATAACCTTGAACCAACTTTTGGGTACGTTGAACCCAGTTTGCTGGGTAATGATTTGCTACTTGTGTCATGACTCGGCTGAACATTATCAACAGGACCTCTAAACAGCTGTCCTCTAGCTGGCCTTTATGGACGGATGTGTCTCCACTTCGTGCTAGGGTACTGTGTTACGTCACAGCTCCTTAACTCGTAGCACTAGGCGACTTTCCAGCAAATCGGTCAAAGCTAAACTGTTTCTGGACCAGCTCAGACCCTTATGTGGAAAGGTAGAGTGAACCTCTCTTATCATCCTATTAAAACATCAGTCATTCACAGTAGAGCCTGTGTAAGGTGTAGTTTTGAAATTCAGGTGGTCCCATtctacagcgtgtgtgtgtgtgtatccaggtgGGGGCGctgttctctctgtcctgtgtggTCAGCAGCATGGTCcagcctccagccagccagctcagcTCTCTGAGGTGGAAGGAGTTTGTGGCCCAGGGTCCTAAGACTCTGCCTGGTAGGTGGTCTGTGTTTCATCTCCTCTGGACCTGTCTGCGACGGAGCCCAGTCCACACACAACAAATGAAGCTAAAGAAAACTACAATTGACAAACGTGAATTCTGTATTAATTTAGTATATAGGTTATCTATAAACCAGGCCTGTCTTTTTCTGAGACCCTAGATGAATGTTGCTCTAATTATACAAATAGAACATTCTAGACTAATCATCTTTTTTTGGTCTGCGGCAGTTCCTGACGTCGAGGTGAAGGGGGAGACCGCTCACTACTTCCTGTTGGTTCAGGGGTCAGAGGCTGGGGCCTGCAGGGCCCGCATGATACATTCGGCCAATCAGATCAATGGAGCTGCTGCCATGGCGACAATCCATGGCCTATTGAGAGAGAAGTCTCTGTCGTCTTCAGGTGAGAGGCTGACAACACAACAGACTTGGATGAAAACTTTAGAACTGTATGTACAGTAGTAACTTTTAACCAGGAATGATTTATTTGCAGAAAGGGTTTCGAAGAGGTTTGAAACTCCACCCTAGCCGGCTGTAGCATCCTGGGCTCTGTTTGAATACTGTTATCATACCACTTTTCTTTGTTCCTGCCTAGCACAGGGAAATTCCTCGTCTGACTTGGCCGGATGAGGAACAACTGCGCAGAGCACACGTTTCACCTACCCAGTTAGGGTTCGATCAAAGATAATTtcaaggaggacaggaaggaaagAGATTTCCTAGAGATTTCAAAAAGAAAGAGAATTCCTCTGAAAGCCCCCACaaccccctcccaacccctccaCAGTTGTAAACCACATTGTTGACTGAATGACTTATGGCCTGACCAGTAACGGACCGCAGAGGTCTAGGTCTTCCGTCGGTGTCTAATGTGGGCTGCTGTCAGGCTGATCTACAGCCCTGTGGGGCAGGCATGGCTCAGAGGCCTCCCTTTGTTGGGCTGATTTACCAAGCTGGGCTCTGCACTTTCTCCTCAGAGGGatggctggagggatggagagggtatAGACTTCTACTGATGTCCGTAACCAGCTTCTCCTCCGTTGCTCAACACGGTGTTCTTTCTTCTTCTGGTGCTGGAGTTGTAAGACAGTCTCAATGCAGTAGCTTCTCTGACTCTTCACCCCCTGGTTGCTCAGATGAATGGCAAAGGCCTGTTAGAAAAGGCAGCCTtaatcctggagagagagagacacaggggaaGGCAAAGCACCGTGCTGtaacacctctctctttcccctcactctttctctctcactctctgtaatGCCACCTCCCGCTGGCTTCAgatggtgaagtgtgtgtgaatgaatgtgtgtgcctgcgtgaaCACGCACGGATACGGATGCGTGCTTGTGTAATCGGAGCAGAAACTCCAGTGCCCTTCAAGGTCTTCATCTAAGATGGGACAGTGTCTCTTTATGGAACAGAGCTTCAAAAGAGACGCTGTCTTCTTCAATGTAACACTTCCCTTAGAAACATTTCTCCTGGGTCTTCTCCCTGTTTGCTGTTATGTGAGACTGTCTTATAACAAGCTGTATTGTTAAGTAGGTGTATTCATTGTGTAACTATTCAGGTTAAATGGAATGTCTATATCCTCAGAGACTGCATGACCCAGCCCAAGGTGGCTACATAATAATGTTGGTTTGTTTATATTCTTACTAGTTTAGATAGATGAATAGATAGTTTGATGTTTTGTACATACTTATGTCAGTAATGACAACAGAACAGTATTATGACTCGAAATAATGTTATCAGTGACGGATAAGTATCGGATCAGAGGCAGTCGGTGTTATCTTGACAAAGTTGCCTAGAAGGCCAGAGTCTCTGCTGTCCCtgactcatcctcctctccccccagcaggTGAGGTTGCTGACTGGCTACGCCCCCTGCCGCGGCTGACCGGAGACCAGCTgcttgagagggagaggagcgtgATGAAGATGCAGACGCTTGTCCTGAAGGAATGCCTGCGTGAGTCCACcaaaccttacacacacacacacacactcaagtttTTTTTCTATCTTAGTGGGGCCCGACCATTCACTCCCATTAAGAATTGTGTTACTGCCAACCACTAACCCCTATCCCTAACCaaacccttaatgtaattctaaccCTAATTCTAAAACCCCATGAAAAAAGCATTTGAAGTTATAGGGCCCAGCAAAAAGGCCCCACAAGGTGTATTCATGTTTCACTATACTCGTGAGGACATTTGGTCCCCACAAGGGTGGTTAAAaaagaccacacacacgtaaacatgaACCGCCAGTACTGTATCCCTGTTCTGCTTGTGTGCTCAGGCCGCAGGTTGGCTGGCTCCCAGACTCCCGGCACCGTGCCTGTCAACGACCTGAGGGCTCTGCTGAGCCTGGCCCGAGAGCAGTACCTGCAGATCCACCAGCCCGGGCCGCCCTCCGCTGCCCCCTGTCTGCCGGAGCAGCAGCAGAATCAAGCTAACCCCTCCACCACAGCCACCAAGACTTCCGGTAATCATTTTATTTTCTGCTGTCACCCGCAAAAAACAAAATTCACAACACAGTTCAAGTAAACATGCGTGCAGGCAGGGTTGGATAATAgtgctttttttttaaagaccaCACCCAGTATGTGTATACGTAAGTAAACACATAATTACACCTCTTCCTGAATGCTTTAACTGTTAAAAACAGTTTTGCTAAAATCCACTAAGAATGAGTTGATTAGCTGTTAGACCTAGCTGCAGATCTCAGTGCCTCTGTTTAGCCAGCCATCTGTTTGCTCGGGCAGAGTCGAGGCAGCGCTCCAAGACATCCGATTGGCCAGAGAGGAGCGTTCTGAAGAACCTTGAGAACCTGCAGAGTCGGCGCCAAAAGAGAAGGTCAGTCTCTCACGTCGTCATTCCACTTTCAGGAAGCTTACATGTTTACAAAGAgcgttttcacacacactcacacacgcagctcTCTACTAGAGCATGGGTTTAGCACTGTATAAACAAAGTTAGCAGATGCTATCATGTCAACTGTCAAACCACAAGTTTCTGTGTGCCAATGAATCTAATGGTTTAACTCTGTacccatgtgtgcgtgtgtgtctgtcagattTGGTCTGCTGTCGGGGCCTGGCTCCTCCGACAGTCTGCTGGGTCCTAAAGACAGCCCCAGGGTCGCCTCAGCCACGCTGGACGCCAGGGAGCTGCTCCGACACTTCACCCCCGACGGCCTGCCCACAGGAGAACTGCAGCCTCTACAACTCAGAGTACAGGGGTACACACTTGCTAGTATACACACTAGAGACCAGCTTCATAGCTGCAGAGTTTTAGTTTACACTCTACCTGTATGCGACTCCATATTTAGTACACACATTTTTGACACTCtaactggtacacacacattccttccaAACTGCAGAGAGATGCcttacaaatacatacacatcaTCTAGTACACACATGTCTTATCACAGACACCACTTAATACCTGGCACGTATCGACAGGGAATACCTGTACCCTAGTGTGCAGAAAAACATATCCGACAGGTCGGTCCTTTATCTAAAATGTAATAATTGGTCTACTTTGTGTCCAGCCACTGGAAGCTGGGAAGTCAGGTTGATCACTGATTGAAAGGATGAAAGGGAGAGAACATCATGTGCCTTAGCAGTTTTGAAAGGGCTGCAAGCGGGTCATTCATCTGTCACTATCCCCTCAGAGAAAGGCCTCCATTCTTCTTCACAGGGAGCTGTGCCGTGAGCATGAATTAGACACTCAGACATGCAGTCGTTTGGATTTCATGCGCTTGTTTAGTTACGTAAGAGACAAAGTAAAGAGTTTGTGTAAGATTTATTACATTCTGAGAGCTACAACTAagggtgttttgtgtttctaGATTGCAAATGGAGCAAGGCACTCACAAAGCTAATACTTAATTTCTGTCTCCAGTTTTAGGAGTTTAGGAGCTCTGAGCTGGCAGAAAATGTATAATCACACGTACATTTGTAATTCTTTTTTACAGTTAGCAATGTCAAAGTtaagtttgtgtctgtgtgcaaacATGTGTTTTTGACTTTTGAATTATTTGTTGTTGTCTCCAGGGGAAATGCCTTCCAGCTGTCTCCACACTTGACCCCACGGAAGGTGACCCAGCTATCATTCAGCAAGGCAGCCAGCTCCCACTACCACGGCATAGAGTAGGTCCACCTCACCTGCCGACGCCCCCAGGCAGACCCGTACAGGCGTGCCCTGGCCCTCCGTCCAAACGCTTCCATTTCAACAGCCGTTTCATGTTTCTCCCCGCTTCCAGGTTCTGTCTGGACAAACACAAGGCACTGGAACGCGACTGGCTCATGGTCAAGCTACAGTCGCGCCTGATTCGCTACGAGACCCAGACCACCTgcaccagggagccctgcccgcTCGCCTTCGCcctcagccccgccccctcgccTGCCGTGCTGTCAGAACCAGGCAGCGTCCCGGACGGGGAGTCGCTGCTGCTGCAGAACGCAGACGTGTCCCGCCTCAAGCGCCGGTCCTGGGACACAGACCCTGCTGGTTACCCGCGCAAAAGGTCGCGAACCCACGCTTGTGGCCAATAGGCTGTTGGTGTTTGTAGGGTGTGGTTGATATACGCTTCCTCACATGCAGACTTGGCTAGAGAGATCTGGAGTTTACCAGCTTCGTGTCTGTGTATCGTTGGTTTATTGGTAATAGGTTCTGATTCCCAGTGTGGGATTAGGCTTACTTTAGATATGTGTAACACCCGTCAATCAAGCACTCTTTTCAGGGAGGATTCAATAATCAagaagttgtttttttttgcctgGTCTGACAGACACTTAAGTGACTCCACAGCACCCAACGGTCTTAAGCTTGTCTCTGTATTAGTCTTAGCCCATTATCCTTAGTCACCAGCAGTTCCTTGTTAGCTGCTGCTTGTAGATTGTTCAGGTGATTATTCCGGGTCAGTCAGGTTTACCTATCTGCACGCCAGAGAGAAGGATAAGCAGGACTTATCACCAGGATTGTAGCAGGACACATCCTCCTTCAGAGAAGTGTGCCGGGGAAGTCAAACTTGCGATAGTTTTGCATGTCTCAAGGGAATGAAATCAGAAATAACACAACAGCGGTGTCTCTGTTTTCAAGACTGCTGCCTGTGAAGCACGCatactctctttttctgtctgtctgttgttctcactctctctcttactctctctcttactctctctctcttaccctctctctgactctctctctcttaccctcactctctctcttactctcacacacagagactaacTCACACTAACTGGCTAACACAAGcctgtgtgaacatgtgtgttgcGTGCAGGCTGGTCAAGTCGGAGAGCAGCGAGTGTCTGGGCTCTCAGGGAAgcagcagcaacacacaccccgCCGTCCGGGCTCTGaggcagcagccaatcaggacccagtcctcctcgtcctcttcctctcctgcttcgAGACGGGCCCCCCTCCCCGACCCTCCCCCGGGGCCCCCATGCCCCCGCCAGGCCCGCCAGCCTCCGCAGGGAGGAGCGGGGGACCAGACCAGCAAGGAGTCCCGCTCTCAGAAACACATCAGGGTAACCCCCCCCTCATTTCTCATGCTGTTTCTTTACGCTCCTGGGGACAGGATAGCACTTTTGCTTGTTCTTGATGAGAAAATGTGAAGGAGATTACCACACCAGACTGTCGCCACACCACACTGgttaacaaagacacacacatatagacacacactgttccaATCCAGCTGCTTGGTATCAAGCAGAATGACCTTGGTTTGTTCTGATAACTATGCAAACAAGTCCTATCAACTAGAAGTAGAAAAATATGAAGCCCCGTTGATAAATCCAGAATTAACTGGTAGTTATTTTCCAAACAAAAAGGAccaaacccccacacacacaagtttttAAAATTCAGTTATTTCCTGTTTGTTGGTAAAGATGCTGAGGGAGGTTGTGGCGAAGACACTGAACCAGCACGGGATCACAGGCCAGCACGAGCACTTCAGCGCCTGCAGTCAGAGGCTGTTTGAAATCTCCAAATTCTATCTGAAGGTCAGTCTCACTCACCCCCTTTAAGACGTCCCCCGTTTGAGGGCGTGGGTAAGGGGGGCAGTAAAGCTACATCGAAACTGTCCAATGGAAATAGAGTGATGGCTACATCGCTGTCcttgttttctctttttttgtctctaACCTGTAGCTTTACCTTCCTTTACCAGTACTtccactctcctttctcttACCCTACAGGCTTGTTTTATCAAGAGAGACATCCTTTCTGAACCTATCTGTAGCCTACAAACTCatagtctgtctctctcgttccctctgtATTTTTCCCGCCTCATTTGCACTGTGCGCGTACATAGACACAATGTGAAACCAGCCCGTTTAGCTCAGTTATGAGGAAGTCACGCGTCTGTCCTACTCTTCCAGGATCTGAAAACCTCCCGAGGTCTCCACGAAGAAATGAAAAAAGCTGCGCGCAGCAATGCCAAACAGGTGCCACAACCAGCAATTGATCTCAGTATATTGTTTTTTACTGCAACAAAGGAAAAGTCAAATgaatgaaagagacagaaatgcCTACGCTAACCCCTAATAAGCAGGAATCGTTTCTTGTGTTCATGTAGGTAATTGACTGGGTTGTGGAGAAGGCCTCAAAGAAGTGAGAGAAGGGAAGCCGTCTTGACAGTTTTTCAACATGTTTTCACACCGCGAACATCGACTGAAACTTCTCGTCTCCACGGAAACACCTGCCAAGTCAGTTGAGATGCGAAACATATTTGCATTTCTTTTAAAGAACCTCTGTTTTAGGATCTTTTATAACGATGACGCTAATTAGCCGTCACATTTTAAAGTTGGTTATTCTCAAGgtattttaattatttattttttgtacattttcCATTTAATTATGTTGTGCATGTCTTTTTATCCGATGTGTTTTAAACCACTGTGTTGTTCTGAAAACCTGTATTTATTTCTGCTATTCACATGACATTCGTTTATTTGTGGTCATTTGTAACTAAATAAAATGTGGTAATAACCTTATCCGGTTGTTAGGTTGTTGTATACGTGTTTGCTACTGTACATTATCTTTGATAGCATTATCAATGCAGTCTATTAATTTTAACCACTCAACCATGAAATAAGCACCCTAATGCATATTAAACTCATTCTGAAACTGCATACAAAACAAGATTTAAGAAAATATCAGTAACTGGATAGGATGACATCTTTACTGTCGTCGCTACTGCAAAATGACAAATTGCCTAAAAAATGTATCCATAAAGTAGCTTTCTTATTACACAATATGATGACAAAGATGGCATATGTTGCCAGTAAACTACCAAATAACAACAAAAGTTGTATTGTGAATGCCTGGATTTAGTGAATCTATAGCCCAGTTGAGCCAAACTGGAGCAAGGCAAACGGTTTGCCCTTACACCCTCTGAAACCACTCCACGCTCAGCAAAAGACATGCACGTGTGTTTACACGGCACATCAACCTGGTGTGTATTGTAAGGCTTACCCTGGATATTTTATAACAACTAACCATTACGGTCAACAGACATGGTATTCAAACTGGTGTACGATTACAAAACAGCTGACGTTACAAAGATTATTCGAAAATTTAAGGATTTGAGCTTTCATCAAAGTCCCTTGATCTCACCATGTTGGTGGACCGTTTGTGCTGTGCCATCTCGACACATAttttgcacacacattcacacagttaAATGCACACACCATCTCTTTTATCACTTGGTTTCCATGCCCAGGAAGggtagagggaggtgaagaaggtggactgggggggtgctggagggtTTGAGGGGTAATGTTGGGACTTGGCAGCCAGAAACATTCCTGCCCAACATAGGGCTATTGTTATCCATTTGAGAAAAAGAAGGAAGAAGGATGGGAACTAGGGGTCTGGACACTAGATGGCTCATGCTGGAATGTCATGAAAGACCAACATGCAATCATGCTGGCTGGGATTTTTCTTCTGTGACTGTACAATTCTGGTTGGTTATCATACAATTCATTGTTTGTTAATTGGTGAGGGACTATACATATGTCATAGGTTTACAAATTTGTTGTAAATTGGATGTCAAcatccagggagtcaggtggctgagcggttagggaagcgggctggtaatctgaaggttgccagttcgattaccggccgtgcaaactgacgttgtgtccttgggcaaggcacttcaccctacttgcctcggggggaatgtccctgtacttactgtaagtcgctctggttaagagcgtctgctaaatgactaaa harbors:
- the mtbp gene encoding mdm2-binding protein, whose product is MDRYVLVVSFNQEDNKCSDGFRPLDVAKQIYNKLGDISSRHSKRKVSPIPACSLSGVPACQKWYFGIQVCQGTSQYCSVEWEELGAGLQKSDSEEESPSALEACLSALADQEEPSNQADMPPLTELYEEAAEGLHLLSDKLPPPGKALLDVILLQVDEEPPGLRDVLPVMGALKQMQAWHSGKVTIVTEHTVGWQKSASYLSASLMDPSAVESCIDENELWRGGLLIREKKGVAELRFQGFSLRCGNGQAWSSLMTSDPEAQNNTDLKLHPEVYQYYRPVLDLVQMVTLSDLPSFLRSSTEFELRLSSKSVKAKLFLDQLRPLCGKVGALFSLSCVVSSMVQPPASQLSSLRWKEFVAQGPKTLPVPDVEVKGETAHYFLLVQGSEAGACRARMIHSANQINGAAAMATIHGLLREKSLSSSGEVADWLRPLPRLTGDQLLERERSVMKMQTLVLKECLRRRLAGSQTPGTVPVNDLRALLSLAREQYLQIHQPGPPSAAPCLPEQQQNQANPSTTATKTSESRQRSKTSDWPERSVLKNLENLQSRRQKRRFGLLSGPGSSDSLLGPKDSPRVASATLDARELLRHFTPDGLPTGELQPLQLRVQGGNAFQLSPHLTPRKVTQLSFSKAASSHYHGIEFCLDKHKALERDWLMVKLQSRLIRYETQTTCTREPCPLAFALSPAPSPAVLSEPGSVPDGESLLLQNADVSRLKRRSWDTDPAGYPRKRLVKSESSECLGSQGSSSNTHPAVRALRQQPIRTQSSSSSSSPASRRAPLPDPPPGPPCPRQARQPPQGGAGDQTSKESRSQKHIRMLREVVAKTLNQHGITGQHEHFSACSQRLFEISKFYLKDLKTSRGLHEEMKKAARSNAKQVIDWVVEKASKK